One segment of Panicum virgatum strain AP13 chromosome 3K, P.virgatum_v5, whole genome shotgun sequence DNA contains the following:
- the LOC120699582 gene encoding protein cornichon homolog 1-like, producing the protein MADTFSLYPLTDSSHASTQPRPTCSSPRRAAAPPLPLPAATAPIVTARGTEQPGWSRALPLRSATKKQRGRRGRQLSWIDCSRADEAEDYSSRAAAMSVELIMWLFSFASVMVLIGLTAYQLICLSDLEYDYINPYDSSSRINAVVLIEYLLQAALCASFLLTLHWFPFLVMAPVTYYHVKLFMARKHLVDVTEIFRQLNGEKKYRMIKLAFYFCLFIITIYRLVMSAVMLFIDEDVYLVETRTI; encoded by the exons ATGGCAGACACCTTCAGTCTGTACCCTCTAACCGACTCCTCGCACGCAAGTACCCAGCCGCGACCCACCTGCTCCtctccccgccgcgccgccgccccgcctctcCCGCTTCCGGCGGCCACCGCGCCCATTGTGACCGCGCGGGGCACGGAGCAACCGGGCTGGTCTagggcccttccccttcggaGCGCCACCAAGAAGCagagggggcggcgggggcgccagCTTTCTTGGATCGACTGCTCCCGAGCTGACGAAGCAGAGGATTACTCGTCCCGTGCGGCAGCCATGTCTGTGGAGCTCATCATGTGGCTTTTCTCCTTCGCCTCCGTCATGGTCCTCATCGGCCTCACCGCGTACCAG CTTATCTGTTTGTCTGATTTGGAGTATGACTATATCAACCCATATGATTCATCATCTCGCATCAATGCGGTGGTCCTTATAGAATACTTACTTCAAGCAGCCCTGTGTGCTTCTTTCCTCTTGACGCTACATTGGTTCCCCTTTCTAGTCATGGCACCTGTAACTTACTACCATGTGAAACT GTTCATGGCTCGGAAACATCTGGTAGATGTCACTGAAATTTTTAGACAATTAAATGGCGAGAAGAAGTACAGGATGATCAAGCTTGCCTTCTACTTCTGCCTATTTATTATTACTATTTACAG GCTTGTGATGTCAGCTGTGATGCTGTTTATCGACGAGGATGTATATCTGGTAGAAACTAGGACTATCTAG